The following nucleotide sequence is from Cercospora beticola chromosome 2, complete sequence.
TTTCAAGCAAAATGTCAGGAGAGCTACGAGGTTGACAAAACCAGAGAAAGGCCGAAGGAGAAATCTACGGAGATGGGAGAGAAGAAAGCAAGAGAGGGAGGCCGTCACTGCACAGGAGCATACTGCTGCGTGATTCATGTAGAATCAGTTGATCGGAGAACATTGACTGGAGATGCTCATGTGCAGAATCGTGGATGAATGAACGAATCAATTTGTGGCACCTGGAAAATCTCACTCTCAATCCGGTATGGAAAGAAAGCGACTATTACGAGACAACAAGTATAATGATACCACTACCATACAGAACCTATCTCACAACAAACTAGTAACACATGCATTACAATTCCACAGAACAAAAGCCCCAAGATATCGCTGACAATAACAAAGCTCCCTCAGAGATACCAAACACATATTATTGCCTCCGACACAAAGAGAAAGCCAACACATTCTCCATCTCTGCATCAAACATGCATCGGCAGCGGACCTGCACAGAATCAGTAAGCAACTCTGCTCTGCGGGAAACTTCAACGGTACTCACGACACAGGCAGGTCTCTTACACACCGGAATACAGCGAATCCGCAAGCCACTCGTCTCTCGGTTCATTCCTCCTCGGTCGACCTCGCGTACTGATGCTCCGGAACAACTCACTGCCACGATGGAAGAAGTGACGCAGTTTCTCCCCAAAGCGCTTGAAGTGGAATTCGGCTTTGCCCATGCCGGCCGCGTCGTACTGCAAGTGCATGGCAGCACTCTCGGATCGGGCTTCGTTAATCGAACCGGCGCTGTACTCGGTGTTACCTTGAAGGTCCAGAGATTGTGTTGTGCGAGGAGGATGCAGTTCGATGCGAGGAGTCTTGCTTTTGCCTTTGAACTGTGTGAGGCGCTTGCGGAAAGATGCCGTACGGTGACGCTCTGAGCTGTTATCCGAGAAGAACGAGCGCACCTCATCCAATGCGGCGATGGCGGGTGGAGTCAGACTGCTGGTCGGGTACCGGTCACCAGGTTTGTGGGAAAGTACTGAAGCCTGGCGAGGAACAGGTGACCCTGGCAAACTCTTGCCCACGATATCATCAAGGTTTGCGTTGCGTCCAGAGGTGATGCCAAACTTCTTCGAGATGGAACCGATGATTGACCTCTTCGACTTGTGTCTGAGATGAGCAGTGCTGACCCCAGTCAATTGCTCAGTGGTCACCGAAAAGCGAGATCCTGCGGGGGAAGCAGTGATGGACCCGATGTCAATGCCTTTGCTGCCCGTGGGAgatctcgagctgctcggcAGATCAAGAGATCTGGTCTTGCGCTCCCGCAGAACATCGCTGGCGAAGGAAGTGCAAGTATGCGCCGGAGAAGGTACCGAAAGGTCGATTTCGATCTTATTGCCCGACCAGGGGTAGTTCTTGTCAACGTTCCACGGACGACTGTTCGGCTGTGACAAGATGGCAGAGCGTCTGTTCCCAAGTCGAGCAAGTGGGTTTATGCCCTTGGGAAGCAACTCCTGGACCTCTTGCTCAGTGGTGGGCGCTCTggtgcgaagaagagcagacaCTGGACGCGACACGTCTTTGCCGAGATCAACAGGCACAGAGACGGACCCGCTCAAGTATGACGATTTGCCATCCATCGAATTGATCCCAGAGAACTCGTCGGCAGAAGCCGAGCCCGGTAGTGGTGGGAGATCTTTGTTGAGCAACGCGTGAAGAGCGGATGGCGCGGCAGAGTCGTGTGTGCCATTGACCACGATTTCCTCGGCGCGCTCTGCGAGTGTGCGGAAACCAGCAGAAGTGCGGTTGGTGAGGACGGTATCTGGCCTGCCAAACTCATTGGATGTCCTGCCTGCTGGTGGGGTGTTGTCGGACGATAGCAAAGAGTCCAATCGCAAATTTGACAGATTGCGCAGCCCAGGAATGAGCTCAGAGATTCGCTCGGAGAGACCTGCCACGGATGGTATGGAGAGTCGACTGGCCTGATGTGCAACGTGGAGGAAGTCCTCTGGAGACAAAGGACGATTGCCGCTCATCGGATCTTCGTCCTCAACCTGGGTGTTCTCTTGTACCTTCACGACCGGCACAAGCGCCCTACTGTTATCCACGAAATCCTCCGTCCCAgactcatcttcgtcatcactggtgtcgacttcttcgaagaagctgaagtccTCAGGCTTGTTGAAAAAGCTGGCATAACGATCGCGAAGAGGTTCCGTGCTCATCGGACGTTGTGGAGATGGGCAATGGATGCCTGTGAAATCGCGTCGACGAATGACGTCCATTGACTTGACTGGGCGCACTTCCAGAGCATCATTCAGCTTCTCGAAGAGATCTGTACGACTGAAGTTCAGTGATGGAAGATCTCTGGTGTCCGCAAGAGGCCGATTGTGCTTCTGAACAGTACGCCGAGATTTTGCCTTGTCACCAGAGTCTTGCAAGCGCCTCTCCTGCATAGCTttgacagcagcgatgcgAGCTGGCAGTGCGAACTCGGCATGATTGGTTGCACGCCTCCGTTCCGGACTGCTCAAGTCTTCAATCGATTCTTCCTTCAGCCCTGGGAGCTGACGCAAGTGAGCACTGCCGAAACGAGCATGTGTGGAGTGATTGAAGTTGGACGTAATGTCCGCAGCACTGTCCCGTGAGGTCTTTTGCAACTGATGCAGGTCATCACGTGGAGCCGGCTTGCGAATGATCGACTTGTGCTGGTTGGAAGATATGTCGGATCTGGCTGGCTCCGCCTTCTTGATGTTGAGAGGTGCAATCTCATCAGCAAATGTGACGGAATTGCGACGACTCGGCCTAAGCCCTGCTTGCTTTGTAAAATGCGGCTGGAAGTTTGGCGACTCCTCTTTCGGCTTGTCAGGAGTCGAACGAGGTGACACTTCGATGATCTGTGGCTTGCCGACAGTGACCGTTGTACCAGGAAGAGAGAATCGTACGGCAACATCGGTGACCATGTCAGATGCGGACTGCAGTGTGGTGTCGCCGACAGTGCTCAGGTCACCGGGCAGTGAGAAACGGTTGCTGTATGTATTCGTGCCGTCAGTAGAATGCGGGCTAGGCCGATGGAGCTGGACGGACTTCGAATAAGTCTTGGGCGTCCGGGGAGTTGGAGGAATGAAGTCGGCTTCAGCGACGCGAGAATCGATTGTGGTAAATTCATGGAAGCCTGTTGGGGGTTGCTCTTGCTCCGTCTCGTTGCCGGCCACGTGCAAGGTCTCGTCGATGCCACGCGGATCTTCTTGCACGGGGCTGACAGCAGAGCAGCGTTTCACTTCCTCTCCTGGCTTCAATGGGCTCACTGGCGTCAAGTCTAGAAAGACGCTCTGCCGTGCTGATTCTATGCCTGGTgtcttcttgccatcttcCATCTGCTCCGTGCGAGTTGCTTCTTTGGCTGCCGCAGCTTGGTGCTGCAGTGTAACAGTATCGGCGTCGAGCGCAAATGGGTCTCTGGACTGAGACTCATCAGATGAATGGGTCGTGTCGACAGGTGCCTGGAAGCGCATGGCATAGTCCGCAGCGCTGGGCAAAGACGCCTCCATGGATGCCTCCGTGATGGGCTCATGAATCAGATCTTGTCGGCGTCTCGCACTGATTGCACTTTGGCGGGATGAACGGCGAGAATGGCCATAATGCGCTGACTCTTGCTTTATGGGGTCCGATCCTGTCGAAGGCTCATCACCTCGCTCAACAAGCTGCTTGATGACATTGGCGGTCGACTCATCGGGCTGTGCTTGTTCAAGTGTATTGTCAGCGGTCGAAATGCAAGACAGCTCAGCTCGAATCATGTCTCTTGTGATGCGAGTGGTGGCCTCCGTAGCGTCAAGTTCAGCAACCTTCACAGGCGATGCTGGGAGCTCGACAGGTGCTTCGAATTCCTCAATAATGGTAAACCGGGGAGTCTCATTGGCGGCCATCTCGTGCAGCTCAAGATCGGACACTTCACCCTCCTGCTCATTCTCCACGTCCAGCTCATGACGATAGAGTTGCATTGGATGTACCAGCTGCATGGCTTTGTCGTGCTCGTTTTGCTGTGCAGCCTCCAATGCGGCTTTCGACTCGAGCATGGCCTTCACGCGCTGGACAAAACCAGAAGGAGGTATCGAGGCGTGCGGAACCTCAGCTTGTTTGTCGTCGCGACCATCTACGTACTCAAAGTACTTGTGACCAGGCAGCATCGGCTCACTGGAGTCCGGTAGATCAAGCAACTCAGGCTCGATGAAGGCGGGATCAACCACCACGCGCACAGTCGTTGCATCTCTGGGCGTCGGAGGACTTGAAGAGTCCTGAGCTGAGCTCGCAGAAGCGGGATCAGAGGAAGGAGGACCACCATCAGTCATCGGCGTGTCAGTACGATGCGGCAGATTACGTGCCATTCGAGCTGCGTTGTGAAACATGTGATGTGCCATGGGTCCGACATTggcaggaggtggtggtcCACGGGCCCTcgctggtggaggtggttggCCATATGGTGGATAGGCATAACCAGGCGGATACTGGGGCCCGTAGTGAGCACGCGGTGGCATCTGAGGGCCCATAGATTGCAGCGGGTATTGCTGCGAATACGGTTGTGGCATTGGTGGTGGCATGGCCATCGGAGGAGGCGGTCGCATCGGACCCTGCTGATACCCATACTGTGGATGCGCATATGATGGGCCCGGCGAACTGTTTGCAGTACGAGGAGGACCGCGCATGCTCGTCTGCGAGTTGCTGTAGTCCATCATGTATGGAGCATTGTACCCATTGTAGGCGGTCATTGGCGGAGGCTGAGGACCGTGTGCTCGTCGCGACATTTGTGGTCCACCCATGTGAGGGCCAGCATAAGAGTCACTCAGTGCTGGCGAAGGAGAACGAAAGCCCGGCCGCTTCAGTCTGGTCGGGTAGACAAAAGGCGACCGGTTCTCCGGCATTGGAGGCACAGGGCCTGGCGGCATGGCATTCATGTGTCTTGGTTCGTGTCCTTGGCTCTTCAAACTGGCCGCTGAGCGAAGCCTGGGCAGCTGGCCAGTAGGCACGGTCGAACCCATGGAATAGGATCTGCTGTCTCGCGGGTCGAGATCTTGCAATGGCTGCTGCATTGAGATCGCGGGCTTGCCAGTGTGAAGTGGCGGCATCGACGGAGGCATGCTCTGCATGCTCGTGAGCGATCCTCGACGCTGGGTCATGGAAGCATTGTCCCACTGCGAGCTGACGCGTGAAGTCTGGGATGGAGCGTAGCTGTGATTCGATGAGAGACTGGTGATATGAGGATGACCAGAAGCCGACTGCTTCGATGTGTTGGATGGCCGTCCGCGGTGCCGGGCAGACGGCATGCCAGGGAGACGCGAGGTGTTGAATGAAAGTGCACCAATATCGCCCGTATCTGTTGAAGTCTTTAACATGCTCAGAACTCCTGCATTGGACCATGGCTCGGTCGTGCTCGTCGGTGGGGAGCGATGCTGCGAGCGAGACTGGCCAGAGACGTTGCTGGCTCGCGAGTTGCGTCCGCTCAGCGTGGACACGGTGTCGGTGAAAGGCATTGTGCCGCCTTTGCTGTAGCCTGTGGCGGAAACGAACGACGAAGAGGCGCTCTATCCAACTTTCCCAAGAAGACCAGCGAGCTGGCGAGTAATGCGTGTTGGCGGAAGATGGAGACGAGGCGAGGCTGCAGTGGTGCAAGAAGTAGTCAACAAATGCAGTGAAAATGGGAAAGACGAGCCAGTCTGCAGCGTACTGGCCGCGGCATCTCATCGTTCTTGCAGACTGTTCCTGATCAGTTGGAAGACATTGGATGTGTTCGGCGAAGGAAGAGCGAGGCGTTGTGTCGCGTAGGAGATGCCGAACGCAGTCACGACTGCTTCATGAAGGAGGAGCGTATCACTTCATCGAACCTTCCTGTGTAGTGGCCGTGAGCCGGAGTTAGCAACGTTGAACTGAATTGAGCTCTGGTCAAACAGCAAAGATGGATACGGCACCAAGTTGAATTGTGATACTGTACCATACAACGTGCATACGAGACCTACCACCCACAAGTGCCCTCTAAGCAAGCTGTCTTTGATGCTCTCGACTCTGGATATCATGTAGCCTCCCGTGCGCCATCGTCTTGCGCCTCACTATGCTCCACTATCCATGCTCACTGATCTTCATTACACTGTATGTATCTCTGGCACTTCAACCGAAATTTTCTCGATGCTGGCTCTTTACTGTGGAGCTGGAGCGCCAGTGTGAGCCTCAGTTCCTGGAACGCGGTCCCCGGCTGGGGCTGGTGCAGCGGTAGTGCCTgcaggaggagcagcagctggagcgcCTTCGCCGGTATGCGTCTCGGTCGCAGGGATCGTGTTGTCGGCGGGCTTGGTCTCTGTCTTCTGCGTCTCCCACTTCGCTGGCTTGGCAAATTGTGCATCGTGCCCTTTATGCATGTCAGCAATTCATCACCTCAATGAATGTTTCACATTATACTCACATGGACCGGCGTCGCTCAGCTGGCATCCACCAGGGCATTCGCAAGTGCCGCCAAACTCTTTGGGCAGATTCTCGGCCGGCACCTGTGCCAACAACTCCTTCTGGTAACCTCCACCGAGCACGTGGATCTTCGCAACGGTGACTGGGTCCAAGAAGCGCTTGACCACGCCGAAGACACTGCTGAAGCCCCAAGGTGTGTTGATGAGGTACAGCTTTCCGAGTCGCTCAGGGTAGTAGTCTTGGCTGATAGCCGAAGCACGCTGGACGTATCCGTAAACCTggttcatcttcatcaaacCCACGCCCTTGAAGTCCATAATGGTGCAGCAGgtctcgagcagctggcCAGCTTTGCGCGAGCAAGCGGGCAGACGGGGATCGGCAACCTTCTCGTACTCAACAACGAGGTTCTCCAACATGCGCTCGTCGGTGGTGATTTTCCGCATGGCCTCGAGGTCAATATTTCCGTACTTCTCAATGTAAACTGGTCGGCCATCCTTGTCGGTCTTGTGGTAGTATTGTGGGTAGTAGGGCAGCAGttgctccttctccttgtaCTCAAATGTCCTCACAAGGTTGTCCACACCACCTCCAAAGGTCTTGCGCCACTCCTCGCTCTTGACAAACCTGTATGTGGTCAGTCAGCTGTATCCCAATGCCAGCCCTCTCTCTCGTGCTTACATCTCCTTGGTCTGTTGGACATCAAACTTTCTTGCTCTCAAGAATCGCAGGAGGGTCAAAGTATCGAGTCTCTCGGTATACCCCTCCGACTCCAGCATCATTCGCAGCTGCTCAACCTGGGCATCTTGCTCTTTCGTGGTGTGGCCTGGGTGGCCAGGCTTGTTCTCAGGTGCGGTCGTTGGGAAGTCGTAGTGATCGTACTGGGGGTTCGGCTCGAAGTGTGGGTTCTCTGCAGCCATCTTATCGACTTTGGAGCGTCGCTAACGCCTATTTCTCTTTGGCTTCCTTGGTTGGGGGGAACGTGGACGTGGTCGAGCGGGAAAGTCGTCAGATCGAGGCCGAGATTTGACGATGTCGTGGTCAAAAGAGGGAGAGCGTTGGAACAGTGGGAAGTAGGTGAAACCAGGTTGATAGTCCCCTATGACTATGTCGAAAGTCGCAGGTCGGATTTGTTTACGGGGTATGAGGCGGTGGAGGGGAGGAGTTCACGAGAAAT
It contains:
- the SEC14 gene encoding cytosolic factor, phosphatidylinositol/phosphatidylcholine transfer protein is translated as MAAENPHFEPNPQYDHYDFPTTAPENKPGHPGHTTKEQDAQVEQLRMMLESEGYTERLDTLTLLRFLRARKFDVQQTKEMFVKSEEWRKTFGGGVDNLVRTFEYKEKEQLLPYYPQYYHKTDKDGRPVYIEKYGNIDLEAMRKITTDERMLENLVVEYEKVADPRLPACSRKAGQLLETCCTIMDFKGVGLMKMNQVYGYVQRASAISQDYYPERLGKLYLINTPWGFSSVFGVVKRFLDPVTVAKIHVLGGGYQKELLAQVPAENLPKEFGGTCECPGGCQLSDAGPWHDAQFAKPAKWETQKTETKPADNTIPATETHTGEGAPAAAPPAGTTAAPAPAGDRVPGTEAHTGAPAPQ